The following coding sequences are from one Ornithorhynchus anatinus isolate Pmale09 chromosome 11, mOrnAna1.pri.v4, whole genome shotgun sequence window:
- the CCDC200 gene encoding coiled-coil domain-containing protein 200 isoform X1: MCSAYHWEARRRQMVLDRRRLCQMPKEKTQPKPPPPPPPPPEEEEEGPRGAEGAGVAGQPGLGGPPGPPHPQAPTALILPVCALVSEAGLPTHRPSVCPSAQKRYSAMEYVQQW, from the exons ATGTGCAGCGCCTACCACTGGGAAGCCCGCCGCAGGCAGATGGTCCTCGACCGCCGCCGCCTCTGCCAGATGCCGAAG GAGAAGACGCAGCCGAAGCCACCGCCcccaccgccgccgccaccggaggaggaggaggagggtccgcgaggggcggagggggcgggcgtcGCGGGCCAACCGGGCCTaggcgggccccccggcccccctcacccccaagcccCCACGGCCCTCATCCTGCCGG tctgtgctttagtttcagaGGCCGGACTCCCCACCCACAGGCCGAGCGTCTGCCCCTCCGCCCAGAAGCGCTACtcg GCCATGGAATACGTTCAACAGTGGTAG
- the CCDC200 gene encoding coiled-coil domain-containing protein 200 isoform X2 → MCSAYHWEARRRQMVLDRRRLCQMPKEKTQPKPPPPPPPPPEEEEEGPRGAEGAGVAGQPGLGGPPGPPHPQAPTALILPVSEAGLPTHRPSVCPSAQKRYSAMEYVQQW, encoded by the exons ATGTGCAGCGCCTACCACTGGGAAGCCCGCCGCAGGCAGATGGTCCTCGACCGCCGCCGCCTCTGCCAGATGCCGAAG GAGAAGACGCAGCCGAAGCCACCGCCcccaccgccgccgccaccggaggaggaggaggagggtccgcgaggggcggagggggcgggcgtcGCGGGCCAACCGGGCCTaggcgggccccccggcccccctcacccccaagcccCCACGGCCCTCATCCTGCCGG tttcagaGGCCGGACTCCCCACCCACAGGCCGAGCGTCTGCCCCTCCGCCCAGAAGCGCTACtcg GCCATGGAATACGTTCAACAGTGGTAG
- the CCDC200 gene encoding coiled-coil domain-containing protein 200 isoform X3 has protein sequence MCSAYHWEARRRQMVLDRRRLCQMPKEKTQPKPPPPPPPPPEEEEEVSEAGLPTHRPSVCPSAQKRYSAMEYVQQW, from the exons ATGTGCAGCGCCTACCACTGGGAAGCCCGCCGCAGGCAGATGGTCCTCGACCGCCGCCGCCTCTGCCAGATGCCGAAG GAGAAGACGCAGCCGAAGCCACCGCCcccaccgccgccgccaccggaggaggaggaggagg tttcagaGGCCGGACTCCCCACCCACAGGCCGAGCGTCTGCCCCTCCGCCCAGAAGCGCTACtcg GCCATGGAATACGTTCAACAGTGGTAG